One region of Aurantimonas sp. HBX-1 genomic DNA includes:
- a CDS encoding transporter substrate-binding domain-containing protein has product MILLLPLIGALLLPFVGTSGAQGVATPNFYDQRQRMTKPDLGGRQRIRFLTTTDYPPFNFLDQRARLAGFNVDLVRAICEELDIQARCQIEAMPFGDLAQALKDGEGEAIVAGMAMTPTSRAGLAFSEPYLRYPARFVTRKDRPLPTPIAEALTGRTVAVEEGSAHAAMLGAFFPDATRQEFATRNEALAALKEGRVDAFFGDGVGLSFWLESDAAAGCCVFSDGPFFSDRYLGEGLAIAVAPNDMALARSIDYAIGQIVQKRRFSELLLRYFPVSPF; this is encoded by the coding sequence TTGATTCTTCTTTTGCCGCTCATCGGTGCCTTGCTGCTCCCGTTCGTCGGGACAAGCGGCGCCCAGGGCGTGGCGACGCCCAACTTCTACGACCAGCGCCAGCGCATGACCAAGCCGGACCTCGGTGGTCGCCAGCGCATCCGCTTCCTGACCACCACGGACTATCCGCCGTTCAACTTCCTCGACCAGCGGGCCCGGCTCGCCGGCTTCAACGTCGACCTCGTCCGGGCGATCTGCGAGGAGCTCGACATCCAGGCGCGTTGCCAGATCGAGGCGATGCCGTTCGGCGACCTGGCGCAGGCGCTGAAGGATGGCGAGGGCGAAGCGATCGTCGCCGGAATGGCCATGACCCCCACATCCCGCGCCGGCCTTGCCTTCTCGGAGCCCTATCTGCGCTATCCCGCCCGCTTCGTCACCCGCAAGGACCGGCCGTTGCCGACCCCGATCGCCGAGGCGCTCACCGGCAGGACGGTGGCCGTCGAGGAGGGAAGCGCGCACGCGGCGATGCTGGGCGCCTTCTTTCCCGATGCGACCCGGCAGGAATTCGCCACCCGCAACGAGGCGCTGGCGGCGCTCAAGGAAGGCCGCGTCGACGCGTTCTTCGGCGACGGGGTCGGCCTGTCGTTCTGGCTGGAGAGCGATGCCGCCGCGGGATGCTGCGTGTTCTCCGACGGGCCGTTCTTCTCCGACCGCTATCTCGGCGAGGGGCTGGCGATCGCCGTCGCGCCGAACGACATGGCGCTGGCGCGCTCGATCGACTATGCGATCGGGCAGATCGTCCAGAAGCGGCGCTTTTCCGAACTGCTGCTGCGGTATTTCCCGGTCAGCCCGTTCTAG
- a CDS encoding tellurite resistance TerB family protein, with protein sequence MTEPGPQEAFVHLMVAMATADGTITDKELRELGDLLRTLPVFEGFDLARLDDIARHCGELLAQEDGLDRIIANVVSAVPPRLYETAYALAVEVAASDVAASQPELRFLEMLRDGFELDRLVSGAIEHSARVRYRRL encoded by the coding sequence ATGACCGAGCCCGGCCCGCAGGAAGCCTTCGTCCATCTGATGGTCGCGATGGCCACCGCCGACGGCACGATTACCGACAAGGAACTGCGCGAACTCGGCGACCTGCTGCGGACGCTGCCGGTCTTCGAGGGGTTCGATCTCGCCCGGCTCGACGACATCGCCCGTCACTGCGGCGAGTTGCTGGCGCAGGAGGACGGCCTCGACCGGATCATCGCCAACGTGGTGTCGGCCGTGCCGCCCCGGCTCTACGAGACCGCCTACGCGCTGGCCGTCGAGGTGGCGGCGTCGGACGTGGCCGCCTCGCAGCCTGAACTGCGCTTTCTCGAGATGCTGCGCGACGGCTTCGAGCTCGACCGGCTGGTCAGCGGGGCGATCGAGCACTCGGCCCGGGTGCGCTACCGACGCCTCTGA
- a CDS encoding GreA/GreB family elongation factor: protein MSVAFVKEPNDSQVEVLPDRELGEDQNIVTARGLELIDREIAALEASLEEARLADDKIAAATISRDLRYWRARHATAEVAAPDHDSDIVQFGSRVTIERPDGRRQSFRIVGIDEGNPSEGLLSYLAPLSRSLIGKEVGDVVKAGADDAEIVEISHDA from the coding sequence ATGAGTGTCGCCTTCGTCAAGGAACCCAATGACAGCCAGGTCGAGGTCCTCCCGGACCGCGAGTTGGGTGAGGATCAGAACATCGTCACCGCGAGGGGCCTGGAACTGATCGACCGGGAGATCGCTGCTCTCGAGGCGAGCCTCGAGGAAGCAAGGCTGGCGGACGACAAGATCGCCGCGGCGACGATCAGCCGTGACTTGCGCTACTGGCGCGCCCGTCATGCGACGGCGGAGGTGGCTGCGCCGGATCATGATTCCGACATCGTTCAGTTCGGCAGCCGCGTGACGATCGAGCGCCCGGACGGACGGCGGCAGTCGTTCCGCATCGTCGGCATCGACGAGGGAAACCCCTCCGAGGGCCTCCTCTCCTATCTGGCGCCGCTCTCCCGAAGCCTCATCGGCAAGGAGGTCGGCGACGTCGTCAAGGCAGGCGCCGACGACGCGGAAATCGTCGAGATCTCCCACGACGCCTGA
- a CDS encoding LysR family transcriptional regulator, which produces MSEFEDLRSLVEVIESGGLSRAAARLGVSKSIVSRRIARLEADLGTRLVTRTPRGISPTEAGLQFKERCDRILAELEEARDAVASDGRAVAGRLRLSVPKALSGCSLTPVFAELARLHPDLELDVSFDDRLADLIGEGFDAAIRMGTLRDSGLVARQIGQFHSVVVASPAYLAARGTPQVPEDLVDHECLVYTGRLNPVWQFRSGKRQITIRPRGRLKSDSGDATIDWAIAGLGIVDAPSFLVAEAIARGSLVPLLTGYDTGQYGIYVVRPPGAYLPRKVRVLIDALVARFGGRST; this is translated from the coding sequence ATGAGCGAGTTCGAGGACCTGCGCAGCCTGGTCGAGGTGATCGAGAGCGGCGGCCTGAGCCGCGCCGCCGCGCGGCTCGGCGTGTCGAAGTCGATCGTCAGCCGCCGCATTGCGCGGCTGGAGGCCGACCTCGGAACGCGCCTCGTCACCCGCACCCCGCGGGGGATCAGTCCGACCGAGGCCGGACTTCAGTTCAAGGAGCGATGCGACCGGATCCTCGCCGAACTCGAGGAGGCGCGGGACGCGGTCGCCAGCGACGGCCGGGCCGTCGCCGGCCGGCTGCGCCTTTCCGTGCCGAAGGCGCTGAGCGGATGCAGCCTGACGCCGGTCTTTGCCGAACTCGCTCGGCTGCATCCCGATCTCGAACTCGACGTGTCGTTCGACGATCGCCTGGCGGACCTGATCGGGGAGGGCTTCGACGCGGCCATACGGATGGGCACGTTGCGGGATTCCGGCCTGGTGGCGCGCCAGATCGGCCAGTTCCACTCTGTGGTCGTCGCGAGCCCGGCCTATCTCGCGGCGCGTGGCACGCCGCAGGTGCCGGAAGATCTCGTGGATCACGAATGCCTTGTCTATACGGGCCGGCTGAACCCCGTATGGCAGTTCCGCTCCGGCAAGCGGCAGATCACGATCCGGCCGCGCGGCCGGCTGAAGTCCGACAGCGGCGACGCGACGATCGACTGGGCGATTGCCGGGCTCGGCATCGTCGACGCGCCGTCGTTCCTGGTGGCGGAAGCGATCGCGCGCGGCAGCCTGGTGCCGCTGCTGACCGGCTACGACACCGGCCAGTACGGCATCTACGTGGTGCGGCCGCCCGGCGCCTATCTGCCGCGCAAGGTCAGGGTCCTGATCGACGCGCTGGTCGCCCGGTTCGGCGGACGGTCCACGTGA
- a CDS encoding lysine--tRNA ligase codes for MQSPTAPLGDRPSHEDALASNAWPFEEARKLLKRYEAKGMPAEVLFETGYGPSGLPHIGTFGEVARTTMVRHAFEVLTEGKVATRLLCFSDDMDGMRKVPDNVPDRALLEPYLHKPLTVVPNPFGSEYESFGDHNNAMLRRFLDTFGFDYDFASATDYYRSGRFDTILKLVAERYDAIMAIMLPTLGEERRATYSPFLPISPKTGRVLYVPMKKVDAEAGTITFDDEDGVETTLPVTGGNVKLQWKPDFGARWAALGVDFEMFGKDHGPNMGVYDRICEALGGRAPEHFVYELFLDENGQKISKSKGNGLTIDEWLTYAPTESLALYMFQRPRQAKKLYFDVIPRAVDEYYQFLAAYPRQAWKERLGNPVWHIHSGNPPAIQLPVSFGLLLNLVSASNAHEPGVLWGFITRHAPGVTATSDPELDRLVGYALRYYEDFVRPNKVFRLPDDVERAALEALDAKLATLATDADGEAIQNAVLDVARPIERYQDLKKTGPQGGPGVTGEWFQALYQILIGQQRGPRFGSFVALYGIDETRALIREALEGRLIAQG; via the coding sequence ATGCAGAGCCCGACGGCCCCCCTCGGCGACCGCCCGTCCCACGAGGACGCGCTTGCCTCCAACGCCTGGCCCTTCGAGGAGGCGCGCAAGCTTCTCAAGCGGTACGAGGCAAAGGGGATGCCGGCGGAAGTGCTGTTCGAGACCGGCTACGGCCCGTCCGGCCTGCCGCATATCGGCACGTTCGGGGAAGTGGCGCGCACCACGATGGTCCGCCACGCCTTCGAGGTGCTGACCGAGGGCAAGGTGGCGACGCGGCTCCTTTGCTTCTCCGACGACATGGACGGCATGCGCAAGGTGCCGGACAACGTCCCGGACCGTGCCTTGCTCGAGCCGTATCTGCACAAGCCGCTGACCGTCGTGCCGAACCCGTTCGGCAGCGAATACGAGAGCTTCGGCGATCACAACAATGCAATGCTCCGCCGCTTCCTCGACACGTTCGGCTTCGACTACGATTTCGCCAGCGCCACCGACTATTACCGGTCGGGCCGTTTCGACACGATCCTGAAGCTCGTGGCCGAGCGCTACGACGCCATCATGGCGATCATGCTGCCGACGCTCGGCGAGGAGCGCCGCGCCACCTATTCGCCCTTCCTGCCGATCTCGCCGAAGACCGGCCGCGTTCTCTACGTGCCGATGAAGAAGGTGGACGCCGAGGCCGGCACCATCACCTTCGACGACGAGGACGGCGTGGAGACGACGCTGCCGGTGACGGGCGGCAACGTGAAGCTGCAGTGGAAGCCGGATTTCGGCGCGCGCTGGGCGGCGCTCGGTGTCGATTTCGAGATGTTCGGCAAGGACCACGGTCCGAACATGGGCGTCTACGACCGCATCTGCGAGGCGCTCGGTGGGCGGGCGCCCGAGCATTTCGTCTACGAACTCTTCCTCGACGAGAACGGCCAGAAGATCTCGAAGTCGAAGGGCAATGGCCTGACCATCGACGAGTGGCTGACCTACGCGCCGACCGAGAGCCTGGCGCTCTACATGTTCCAGCGCCCGCGCCAGGCCAAGAAGCTCTATTTCGACGTCATTCCGCGTGCCGTGGACGAATATTACCAGTTCCTCGCAGCCTATCCGCGGCAGGCCTGGAAGGAACGGCTGGGCAACCCCGTCTGGCACATCCACTCGGGCAACCCGCCGGCGATCCAGCTGCCGGTTTCCTTCGGCCTCCTGCTCAACCTCGTCAGCGCGTCGAACGCCCATGAGCCGGGCGTGCTGTGGGGGTTCATCACCCGTCACGCGCCGGGCGTGACCGCGACGAGCGATCCCGAGCTCGACCGGCTGGTCGGCTATGCGCTGCGCTATTACGAGGACTTCGTCCGCCCGAACAAGGTCTTCCGGCTGCCCGACGACGTCGAGCGCGCCGCCCTGGAAGCGCTGGATGCCAAGCTCGCCACGCTGGCGACGGATGCCGACGGCGAAGCGATTCAGAACGCGGTGCTGGACGTCGCCCGCCCGATCGAACGCTACCAGGACCTGAAGAAGACCGGCCCGCAGGGCGGTCCGGGCGTCACTGGCGAGTGGTTCCAGGCGCTCTACCAGATCCTCATCGGCCAGCAGCGGGGACCGCGCTTCGGCTCGTTCGTCGCGCTCTACGGCATCGACGAGACGCGGGCGCTGATCCGCGAGGCGCTGGAAGGCCGGCTGATCGCGCAGGGCTGA
- a CDS encoding FMN-dependent NADH-azoreductase, whose amino-acid sequence MSTVLAITSSALGDASVSDKLVGDALTGLRARDPGLEIIVRDLGRYPVPHLDADSATALRGAEPANPAQAAARALSDQMIAELRAADLILIGAPMYNFGMTSTLKAWFDHVLRAGETFRYSAAGPQGLLEGKRALVIETRGGIYSEGPAQAMDSQEPHLRTLLAFIGVSDVTFIRAEGLAIDADRRASAIEAARRELDRVTAEPLPEAA is encoded by the coding sequence ATGTCAACCGTCCTCGCCATCACCAGCAGCGCCCTGGGCGATGCCTCGGTCTCCGACAAGCTGGTCGGCGACGCCCTCACCGGCCTGCGCGCGCGCGATCCGGGACTGGAGATCATAGTCCGTGACCTCGGCCGGTACCCGGTCCCGCATCTCGACGCCGACTCCGCCACGGCGCTGCGCGGCGCCGAGCCGGCCAACCCCGCACAGGCGGCCGCCCGGGCGCTGTCGGACCAGATGATCGCCGAATTGCGGGCCGCCGACCTGATCCTCATCGGGGCGCCGATGTACAATTTCGGCATGACCTCGACGCTGAAGGCCTGGTTCGACCACGTCCTGCGCGCCGGCGAGACCTTCCGCTACAGCGCCGCCGGGCCGCAAGGCCTGCTGGAGGGCAAGCGCGCTCTGGTGATCGAGACGCGGGGCGGGATCTATTCCGAGGGCCCGGCGCAGGCGATGGATTCGCAGGAGCCGCATCTGCGGACGCTTCTCGCCTTCATCGGCGTCAGCGACGTCACCTTCATCCGCGCTGAGGGTCTCGCCATCGATGCCGACAGGCGGGCGAGCGCCATCGAGGCGGCCCGTCGCGAACTCGATCGCGTGACTGCCGAGCCGTTGCCCGAGGCTGCCTGA
- a CDS encoding SH3 domain-containing protein, which yields MRPTEEVLRQRLIARRSDYERARGETGPGGRLNGRGTANLWVPGAAPAGGRLRRFLMRRPVTAYLSMATVAGLLFGGLALALSGSGADVPSPVRTAAVQPEESWSSPARQATAVTEKTELPVAAIGAEAASGNPAVSRPDPAVTAPVPARTAEPAARLRPASNILPATGPAEGTVITDEAAAALALRLPPADATLAMTDVPDRLLTTGSVPPEGGATGAGPAQGAEEAASGSGETAETAGTPAPDGPKADAVPAEEEVAALAEPEAAKRTATVNASVNMRARPDNDASILAVLPRGSAVEIIDCDQWCEVAASGTRGFVFKRFVDDADG from the coding sequence GTGAGACCGACGGAGGAAGTGCTGCGCCAGCGCTTGATCGCGCGACGCAGCGACTACGAGCGCGCGCGGGGCGAGACCGGCCCCGGAGGACGCCTGAACGGCCGGGGCACGGCCAATCTGTGGGTTCCGGGCGCCGCACCGGCCGGCGGACGTCTGCGCAGGTTCCTCATGCGCCGCCCGGTCACCGCCTATCTGTCGATGGCGACGGTGGCCGGGCTGCTGTTCGGCGGGCTCGCCCTGGCCCTGTCGGGATCCGGCGCCGACGTCCCCTCGCCGGTCAGGACCGCCGCGGTGCAGCCAGAAGAATCTTGGTCTTCGCCCGCTCGCCAGGCCACCGCCGTCACCGAGAAGACGGAACTGCCGGTCGCCGCGATCGGTGCCGAAGCGGCGTCCGGCAACCCGGCCGTCTCGCGCCCTGACCCGGCCGTGACCGCCCCGGTGCCGGCCCGCACCGCCGAGCCGGCCGCGCGCCTTCGGCCGGCAAGCAATATCCTGCCGGCGACGGGCCCGGCTGAGGGAACCGTCATCACCGACGAGGCAGCCGCCGCGCTCGCCTTGCGCCTGCCCCCGGCGGACGCCACGCTCGCCATGACCGACGTGCCGGACCGCCTTCTGACCACCGGCAGCGTTCCCCCGGAAGGCGGAGCAACAGGCGCCGGCCCGGCACAAGGTGCCGAGGAGGCGGCCTCGGGTTCCGGCGAAACGGCTGAGACTGCCGGCACGCCGGCGCCGGACGGGCCAAAGGCCGATGCTGTTCCTGCCGAGGAAGAGGTGGCGGCGCTCGCCGAACCGGAAGCCGCGAAGCGCACCGCAACGGTCAATGCCAGCGTCAACATGCGCGCCCGGCCGGACAACGATGCGTCCATTCTCGCGGTCCTGCCGCGGGGCAGCGCTGTCGAGATCATCGACTGCGACCAGTGGTGCGAGGTCGCCGCTTCCGGGACCCGCGGTTTCGTCTTCAAGCGCTTCGTCGACGACGCGGACGGCTGA
- a CDS encoding thermonuclease family protein, protein MRLGERLKRNGGIAAGFAGVAALLLLLAPVPDAPPRQDAPSPMSAEPTAPPAPPREDPLVSPARNVAPPTITQRGDLGDAPLRRVQPPPAPAASTSESPDAETDEPAEVRLLAQPVAIDAGRIAVGKSIVALPGLTAPELGRRCGSGAAEWPCGIRARTELRAYLRGRSIRCAVPDDFGEAEETVTTACSLRGNDIGEWLVRYGWAEAAPGGPYAEAEAAAKRERRGLWR, encoded by the coding sequence GTGAGGCTGGGCGAGCGGCTGAAGCGCAACGGCGGCATCGCCGCCGGCTTCGCCGGCGTCGCGGCCCTGCTCCTTCTGCTCGCTCCGGTCCCCGACGCTCCACCTCGGCAAGACGCCCCCTCCCCGATGTCGGCCGAGCCGACCGCGCCGCCGGCGCCGCCCCGGGAGGATCCGCTGGTCAGCCCGGCCCGCAACGTCGCCCCGCCGACGATCACGCAGCGCGGCGATCTCGGCGACGCGCCGCTGCGGCGGGTGCAGCCGCCGCCGGCGCCCGCGGCCTCGACGAGCGAGTCACCTGATGCGGAGACCGACGAACCAGCGGAGGTGAGGCTGCTTGCGCAGCCGGTGGCCATCGACGCCGGCCGCATCGCCGTCGGCAAGAGCATCGTCGCCTTGCCCGGCCTCACCGCACCGGAGCTCGGGCGCCGCTGCGGCAGCGGCGCCGCCGAATGGCCCTGCGGGATCCGGGCGCGCACCGAGTTGCGCGCGTATCTGCGCGGGCGCTCGATACGTTGTGCCGTGCCCGACGATTTCGGCGAGGCCGAGGAGACGGTGACGACCGCCTGCAGCCTGCGCGGCAACGATATCGGCGAATGGCTGGTCCGCTACGGCTGGGCCGAGGCGGCGCCGGGCGGCCCCTACGCCGAGGCCGAGGCGGCGGCGAAGCGCGAGCGCCGTGGCCTGTGGCGGTAG
- a CDS encoding helix-turn-helix transcriptional regulator, whose translation MFSHDRIWAAIDALAARNRMSPSGLARRAGLDPTTFNKSKRNAVDGRPRWPSTESIAKVIEATGASIDEFTKLMRGEAQELDTARRGPGITVPLLGLAQAGGGGFFDDAGFPAGQGWDEITLPAKPDETVYALEVSGNSMMPLYRDGDIVIVSPAASIRRGDRVVVRTRGGEVMAKILQRQTARTIELASVNPEYPDRQFGVDEIEWMARILWASQ comes from the coding sequence ATGTTTTCTCACGACCGTATATGGGCAGCGATCGATGCCCTGGCCGCGCGCAACCGGATGTCGCCGTCCGGCCTCGCCCGTCGCGCCGGGCTCGACCCGACGACCTTCAACAAGTCGAAGCGCAATGCCGTGGACGGGCGGCCGCGCTGGCCCTCGACCGAGTCGATCGCCAAGGTCATCGAGGCGACCGGCGCCTCGATCGACGAATTCACCAAGCTGATGCGGGGTGAGGCGCAGGAGCTCGATACGGCACGCCGCGGGCCTGGCATCACGGTGCCGCTGCTCGGCCTGGCGCAGGCGGGCGGCGGCGGCTTCTTCGATGATGCCGGCTTTCCCGCCGGCCAGGGATGGGACGAGATCACGCTGCCGGCCAAGCCCGACGAGACAGTCTATGCGCTCGAGGTCAGCGGCAACTCGATGATGCCGCTCTACCGCGACGGCGATATCGTCATCGTGTCTCCGGCCGCCTCCATCCGCCGCGGCGACCGGGTGGTCGTGCGCACGCGCGGCGGCGAGGTGATGGCCAAGATCCTGCAGCGCCAGACGGCGCGCACCATCGAACTCGCCTCGGTGAATCCGGAGTATCCGGACCGGCAGTTCGGCGTCGACGAGATCGAGTGGATGGCGCGGATCCTCTGGGCCAGCCAGTGA
- a CDS encoding glycosyltransferase family 2 protein, translating to MRDDVSDHPAMPGGPYVPFALPRNGAAHRYSGSRPAAGRTTGQRPRHDDVARLLGLGEDVVAAARSAAAGNGTDLAGELLAAGTCDGETMAARMATHLDLPLEAIGAGDRIIGVAAGDRAALPRLIKTCDARLDTKVFLLPRPEGLARLAAFLAARPDFARRARVTTERAVKAALARQSTAQRLQAATESLAATHPRQSARNVLEPGQAALLTLVFCALLAAVIHVPASALAVLHLVAGLLFAAGLCLRLAAVLGHRRPTPLAVEPHEPKPLYSVLVALHREAGVADRLVEALCQLDWPVSRLEIKIVCEADDPDTIRVVEEAIGSRPQFEIVRVPPCEPRTKPKALNFALPLTAGEFLVLYDAEDVPHPGQLREAYARFRSGPRELACLQAPLVVGNGGNNWLAGIFALEYAALFRRLLPWLGRHGLPMPLGGTLNHFVRARLVEVGGWDSHNVTEDADLGVRLCRRGYRIDTISLPTLEHAPEKLAVWFRQRTRWMKGWMQTYLVHSRQPLLLLRELGPARFLTFQLLFIGMLASSVAHPLFLALAGAGLVRAVAMGPGSLSFGALLALDLFNAIGGYALFVALARQALDREEAGKLVRYFPLVPVYWMMIAAATLRALAQLFHAPHRWEKTPHDMAARAVPHDPRYRLDPRFDG from the coding sequence ATGCGCGACGATGTTTCGGATCACCCGGCCATGCCGGGCGGACCATATGTGCCCTTCGCCCTGCCGCGCAATGGGGCGGCTCACCGCTATTCCGGGTCGCGGCCCGCGGCCGGTCGCACGACGGGACAACGGCCGCGCCATGACGATGTCGCGCGGCTTCTCGGCCTCGGCGAGGACGTGGTGGCGGCTGCAAGATCCGCCGCCGCCGGCAACGGCACCGACCTTGCCGGCGAACTCCTTGCTGCCGGCACCTGCGACGGCGAGACCATGGCAGCCCGCATGGCGACGCATCTCGACCTGCCGCTCGAGGCCATCGGCGCCGGCGACCGGATCATCGGCGTCGCGGCCGGCGACCGCGCCGCCCTGCCGAGGCTGATCAAGACCTGCGACGCGCGGCTCGACACGAAGGTGTTCCTGCTGCCGAGGCCCGAGGGGCTGGCGCGCCTGGCCGCCTTCCTCGCGGCGCGGCCGGACTTCGCCCGCCGGGCCCGCGTCACCACCGAACGCGCCGTGAAGGCGGCGCTCGCGCGGCAGAGCACGGCGCAGCGGCTGCAGGCGGCGACCGAGAGCCTCGCCGCTACGCATCCGCGCCAATCTGCCCGCAATGTCCTGGAGCCCGGACAGGCCGCCCTGCTGACCCTCGTGTTCTGCGCCCTCCTGGCGGCCGTGATCCACGTTCCGGCCTCGGCTCTCGCCGTGTTGCATCTGGTGGCCGGGCTGCTCTTTGCCGCCGGTCTTTGCCTCCGCCTGGCGGCGGTTCTCGGCCATCGCCGCCCCACGCCGCTGGCGGTCGAGCCGCACGAGCCAAAGCCGCTCTACTCCGTGCTCGTTGCCCTGCACCGCGAGGCGGGTGTGGCGGACCGTCTCGTGGAGGCCTTGTGCCAACTCGACTGGCCGGTGAGCCGGCTCGAGATCAAGATCGTCTGCGAGGCCGACGACCCCGACACCATCCGTGTCGTCGAAGAGGCGATCGGTTCGCGCCCGCAATTCGAGATCGTCCGGGTGCCGCCCTGCGAGCCCCGCACCAAGCCGAAGGCGCTGAACTTCGCGCTGCCGCTCACGGCGGGCGAATTCCTGGTGCTCTACGATGCGGAGGACGTGCCGCACCCCGGTCAGTTGCGTGAGGCCTATGCGCGGTTTCGCAGCGGGCCGCGGGAGCTTGCCTGCCTGCAGGCCCCGCTGGTGGTCGGCAACGGCGGCAACAACTGGCTCGCCGGCATCTTCGCGCTGGAATATGCCGCCCTGTTTCGCCGGCTGCTGCCCTGGCTCGGCCGCCATGGCCTGCCGATGCCGCTCGGCGGCACGTTGAACCACTTCGTCAGGGCCCGGCTCGTGGAAGTCGGCGGCTGGGATTCCCACAACGTCACCGAAGACGCCGACCTCGGCGTCCGGCTCTGCCGCAGGGGTTACCGCATCGACACGATCAGCCTGCCGACGCTGGAACATGCCCCGGAAAAGCTGGCTGTATGGTTCCGGCAGCGGACCCGCTGGATGAAGGGCTGGATGCAGACCTATCTGGTCCATTCCCGCCAGCCGCTGCTGCTGCTTCGCGAACTCGGGCCCGCGCGCTTCCTCACCTTCCAGCTGCTGTTCATCGGCATGCTGGCCTCCTCCGTCGCCCATCCGCTGTTCCTCGCCCTAGCCGGCGCAGGACTGGTCAGGGCGGTGGCCATGGGACCGGGCAGCCTTTCCTTCGGGGCGCTGCTGGCGCTCGATCTGTTCAATGCGATCGGCGGCTACGCCCTCTTCGTCGCGCTGGCGAGACAGGCGCTCGACAGGGAGGAGGCCGGCAAACTCGTCAGGTACTTTCCTCTGGTGCCGGTCTACTGGATGATGATCGCCGCGGCGACGCTGCGCGCTCTCGCCCAGCTCTTCCACGCCCCGCACCGCTGGGAGAAGACGCCGCACGACATGGCCGCCCGGGCCGTCCCCCACGATCCGCGCTACCGGCTCGATCCGCGCTTCGACGGCTGA
- a CDS encoding YihY/virulence factor BrkB family protein yields the protein MTGRFAAHTDEETRQRASEPGRGRDALRPYSIPWKGWKDIILRIYVAFWEDRVMLVAAGATFYLLLALFPAFAVFVSLYGFVNDPATISGHIAFIGRFLPQAGTEMLQSQLDTLVGQDRASLSIGFFTGLLFALWFANNGIKTLFEAMNIAYGEVENRSFIWLNVVALYFTLGAIFIGIVLITAVGVVPVVMSVVGLSRWSEVLISTLRWPVVFILIVGAIAMIYRYGPSRNRARWSWVLFGAMLTAVVWLIASIGFSWYLQNFANYNATYGSLGAVVGFMMWVWISSLIFIIGAEINAEMEHQTAADTTDLPEKPLGLRGARVADTLGKSSSRKAHKIDKKPSLFRRWAKRH from the coding sequence ATGACGGGACGGTTCGCCGCCCACACGGACGAGGAAACCCGGCAACGCGCCAGCGAGCCGGGGCGGGGGCGGGATGCGCTCAGGCCCTATTCGATCCCATGGAAGGGATGGAAGGACATCATCCTGCGGATCTACGTGGCGTTCTGGGAGGATCGGGTGATGCTGGTCGCCGCGGGCGCGACCTTCTACCTGCTGCTGGCGCTGTTTCCCGCCTTTGCGGTCTTCGTTTCGCTCTACGGCTTCGTCAACGATCCGGCGACGATCAGCGGCCACATCGCCTTCATCGGCCGGTTCCTGCCGCAGGCCGGCACCGAGATGCTGCAGTCGCAGCTCGACACGCTCGTCGGCCAGGATCGCGCCTCGCTGTCCATCGGCTTCTTCACCGGCCTGCTGTTTGCCCTCTGGTTCGCCAACAACGGCATCAAGACGCTCTTCGAGGCGATGAACATCGCCTATGGGGAGGTGGAGAACCGGAGCTTCATCTGGCTCAACGTCGTGGCGCTCTACTTCACCCTCGGCGCCATCTTCATCGGCATCGTGCTGATCACCGCCGTCGGCGTCGTGCCGGTGGTGATGTCGGTGGTCGGGCTGTCGCGCTGGAGCGAGGTGCTGATCTCGACGCTCCGCTGGCCGGTGGTGTTCATCCTCATCGTCGGCGCGATCGCGATGATCTACCGCTACGGGCCGAGCCGCAACCGCGCCCGCTGGAGCTGGGTGCTGTTCGGGGCGATGCTGACCGCCGTGGTCTGGCTGATCGCCTCGATCGGCTTCTCCTGGTACCTGCAGAATTTCGCCAACTACAACGCCACCTACGGTTCGCTCGGGGCGGTGGTCGGCTTCATGATGTGGGTCTGGATCTCGTCGCTGATCTTCATCATCGGCGCGGAGATCAACGCCGAGATGGAACATCAGACCGCCGCCGACACCACCGACCTGCCGGAAAAGCCGCTGGGCCTGCGCGGCGCGCGCGTGGCCGACACGCTGGGCAAGAGTTCCAGCCGCAAGGCGCACAAGATCGACAAGAAGCCCAGCCTGTTTCGCCGCTGGGCGAAGCGCCACTGA